In one Arachis duranensis cultivar V14167 chromosome 9, aradu.V14167.gnm2.J7QH, whole genome shotgun sequence genomic region, the following are encoded:
- the LOC107464167 gene encoding LOW QUALITY PROTEIN: elongation factor 1-delta 2-like (The sequence of the model RefSeq protein was modified relative to this genomic sequence to represent the inferred CDS: substituted 1 base at 1 genomic stop codon), whose protein sequence is MAVTLYDLGSASGLKKLDEYLLTRSYITGYQASKDDLTVYAALSKVPSDEHVNVSRWYKHIDALLRISGVSGEGSGVTVKSSLVAEAVATPPPADSKAAVADDDDDDDVDLFGLNFISICPPFXFSGKSSVLMDIKPWDDETDMKKLEEAVRGVQMEGLLWGASKLVPVGYGIKKLQIMLTIVDDLVSVDSLIEEQLTAEPINEYVQSCDIVAFNKI, encoded by the exons ATGGCAGTTACATTGTATGACCTTGGCTCTGCATCTGGGTTGAAGAAGCTTGATGAGTACCTTCTCACCCGCAGTTACATCACTGG GTACCAAGCTTCAAAGGATGACCTTACAGTGTATGCAGCTCTATCAAAAGTTCCATCTGATGAACATGTGAATGTGTCCAGGTGGTACAAGCATATCGATGCATTGTTGAGAATCTC GGGTGTTTCTGGTGAGGGATCTGGTGTCACTGTGAAATCTTCTCTCGTCGCTGAAGCTGTTGCCACTCCTCCACCAGCTGACTCTAAG GCTGCTGTGGctgatgatgacgatgatgatgatgtggatCTCTTTGGACTGAATTTCATTTCGATCTGCCCTCCATTCTAGTTTT CTGGAAAATCATCTGTTTTGATGGATATCAAGCCATGGGATGATGAAACTGACATGAAAAAGCTTGAAGAAGCAGTGAGAGGTGTTCAGATGGAAGGATTGCTTTGGGGAGCAT CCAAACTTGTTCCTGTTGGGTATGGTATCAAGAAACTGCAAATTATGCTTACTATTGTGGATGATTTGGTCTCTGTCGATTCGCTCATTGAGGAGCAACTTACAGCTGAGCCGATCAACGAATATGTCCAGAGTTGTGACATTGTTGCtttcaacaaaatataa
- the LOC107464170 gene encoding uncharacterized protein LOC107464170 — protein MTDYTQEQEMEIEALEAILMDEFKEIHSGESGLSTSNRCFQITVSAQDDDTDGSFNNPAQLALIFSHTEKYPDEPPLLNVKSLQGINTEDLKNLKEKLIQEASENLGMAMIYTLVTSAKEWLAEKFQDTEAAEAEAEEAAKDDVVVPHGEPVTLETFLAWRERFEAELALERAKLMPESALTAPKEKKLSGTSKFPLITKSKGAVAVNEESEEEDEEDIDFDDDDFEVDEEDMLEHYLAEKSDSSTHSSKRAS, from the exons ATGACCG ACTATACTCAAGAACAGGAGATGGAGATCGAAGcattagaagctatacttatgGATGAATTCAAAG AAATACACTCCGGTGAAAGTGGCCTAAGTACTTCTAACCGCTGCTTCCAAATAACGGTCTCTGCCCAG GATGATGATACTGATGGATCATTTAACAATCCAG CTCAACTGGCTTTGATCTTCTCACATACAGAAAAGTATCCTGATGAACCTCCTCTTCTGAATGTGAAAAG TTTACAAGGAATAAATACTGAAGATTTAAAGAATTTGAAAGAGAAACTTATACAAGAG GCATCTGAAAATCTGGGAATGGCTATGATCTACACTCTGGTTACCTCAGCTAAAGAGTGGTTGGCTGAGAAGTTTCAAGACACTGAAGCTGCAGAGGCTGAAGCAGAAGAGGCAGCCAAGGATGAT GTAGTCGTACCCCATGGGGAACCAGTTACCCTTGAGACATTTTTGGCATGGAGAGAAAGGTTTGAAGCTGAACTGGCGCTGGAGCGAGCCAA GTTAATGCCAGAGTCTGCACTTACAGCTCCCAAGGAAAAGAAGCTCAGTGGTACATCTAAGTTCCCTCTAATAACTAAAAGT AAAGGTGCAGTGGCTGTCAATGAGGAATCTGAAGAGGAGGATGAGGAAgatattgattttgatgatgaCGATTTTGAAG TTGATGAAGAGGATATGCTTGAACATTACCTGGCCGAAAAATCTGATTCATCCACACATTCTTCCAAGAGAGCTAGTTAA